One window of Gloeocapsa sp. PCC 73106 genomic DNA carries:
- a CDS encoding DUF86 domain-containing protein gives MKDDLTRLKHIRDAARQALEFVSNKERQDLNENKMLSLALVRLIEIMGEAAKHISESCQNKYSRIPWRQIMGMRNRLIHAYFDVDLDIIWKVVTQDLDSLLLEVELAIEDLKDQDT, from the coding sequence ATGAAAGATGATTTAACGCGACTAAAACATATTAGAGATGCAGCAAGACAAGCATTAGAATTTGTCAGTAACAAAGAAAGACAAGATTTAAATGAAAATAAGATGCTCTCCTTGGCTTTGGTAAGATTAATTGAAATTATGGGTGAAGCAGCTAAACATATTTCTGAATCTTGTCAAAACAAATACTCGCGAATTCCTTGGCGTCAAATTATGGGGATGAGAAATCGATTGATTCATGCTTACTTTGATGTTGATTTAGATATTATTTGGAAAGTAGTCACTCAAGATTTAGATTCTCTGCTATTGGAAGTAGAGCTAGCCATAGAAGATTTAAAAGACCAAGATACTTAA
- a CDS encoding nucleotidyltransferase family protein, with product MNVTSLPIKISLEQIEQFCQRNHIRKLSLFGSVLRNDFTSKSDVDVLVEFEDGKTPGLAIVTMTNELEAMIKRDVDLRTPHDLSCYFREQVLSEALTIYER from the coding sequence ATGAATGTAACTTCTCTCCCAATAAAAATATCTTTAGAACAGATAGAACAGTTCTGTCAGCGTAATCATATTCGTAAACTGTCTTTATTTGGTTCTGTTTTGAGAAATGATTTTACCAGCAAGAGTGATGTTGACGTGCTAGTTGAGTTTGAAGACGGTAAAACGCCTGGCTTAGCTATAGTGACAATGACAAATGAACTTGAGGCAATGATTAAACGTGATGTGGATTTGAGAACTCCTCATGATTTAAGCTGTTATTTTCGGGAACAAGTTCTCTCAGAAGCTTTAACTATTTATGAAAGATGA
- a CDS encoding hypothetical protein (main replicative polymerase), producing the protein MVRIIKREFLGQQKVYDIGVVKDHNFLLKQGFIASNCFNKSHSTAYAYLTYQTAYLKANYPVEYMTALLTASSDNQDKIEKYRENCQKMGIEVEAPDINRSQKHFTPDGEKILFGLSAVRNLGEAAIENILQARERSSGQFKSLGDFCSSVDLRAVNRRALETLIFCGAFDSIKPNRQQLLNDLELVINWAQNRAKEKATGQTNIFDFIASNQLQTEGSFEQEPAAKSVEDFSLHERLRLEKENLGFYVSEHPLKSIHQSARLLSPINLNQLSEQKTRTKVSAIVIINSIKKIVTKKGEAMAFLQLEDVSGQAEAVIFPSVYTQLEIVLQANLPLIVWGKVEHKEEQSQLIIEDANPVENVKIVIVELSLEDALDNLKNSQIKAIIQEQSGDKTEARTPVIAKLSMGTETRLIRFGQDFWVQNGANLIESLTNAGFSAHIASLA; encoded by the coding sequence ATGGTCAGGATTATTAAGCGTGAATTTCTAGGACAACAAAAAGTTTACGATATTGGAGTGGTTAAAGATCACAATTTTCTGCTGAAACAGGGTTTTATCGCTTCTAACTGCTTTAATAAGTCTCACTCTACGGCTTATGCTTATCTTACCTATCAGACTGCTTATTTAAAAGCCAACTATCCCGTAGAATATATGACCGCCCTACTGACGGCGAGCAGCGATAATCAGGATAAAATTGAAAAGTATCGGGAAAACTGCCAAAAAATGGGCATAGAGGTGGAAGCGCCCGATATTAACCGTTCTCAGAAACATTTTACACCCGATGGTGAAAAAATTCTTTTTGGGTTATCCGCTGTACGCAACTTGGGAGAAGCAGCGATCGAGAATATTCTGCAAGCAAGAGAGCGATCGTCTGGACAATTTAAATCTCTGGGAGATTTTTGTAGTAGTGTAGACTTACGAGCTGTCAATCGCAGAGCTTTGGAAACTTTGATTTTTTGTGGTGCTTTTGACTCGATTAAACCTAATCGTCAACAGTTACTCAATGACTTAGAATTAGTAATTAATTGGGCTCAAAATCGAGCTAAAGAAAAAGCAACAGGTCAAACTAATATCTTTGATTTTATTGCTAGTAATCAATTACAAACTGAAGGTTCTTTTGAGCAGGAACCAGCAGCTAAAAGTGTTGAGGATTTTTCCTTACATGAAAGACTGCGTTTAGAAAAAGAAAATCTCGGGTTTTATGTCTCAGAACATCCTCTTAAATCCATTCATCAATCAGCTCGACTTCTATCACCAATCAATCTAAATCAATTGTCCGAGCAGAAAACTAGAACAAAAGTTAGCGCGATCGTTATTATTAACTCAATCAAAAAAATCGTGACCAAAAAAGGTGAAGCAATGGCGTTTTTGCAGTTAGAAGATGTCAGTGGACAAGCAGAAGCCGTAATCTTTCCCAGCGTTTATACTCAATTAGAAATAGTTCTGCAAGCAAATCTTCCTCTGATCGTTTGGGGTAAAGTTGAACACAAAGAGGAACAATCCCAATTAATCATTGAAGATGCTAACCCAGTGGAAAATGTCAAGATTGTCATAGTAGAATTATCTTTAGAAGATGCTCTCGATAACTTGAAAAATAGCCAGATTAAAGCGATCATTCAAGAACAATCGGGAGATAAAACAGAAGCCAGAACGCCTGTAATCGCTAAACTGAGCATGGGAACAGAAACTAGGCTGATTCGCTTTGGGCAAGATTTTTGGGTGCAAAATGGAGCTAATTTGATTGAATCCTTAACTAATGCTGGTTTTTCGGCTCATATAGCCTCTTTAGCCTAA